A single Neoarius graeffei isolate fNeoGra1 chromosome 23, fNeoGra1.pri, whole genome shotgun sequence DNA region contains:
- the prdm13 gene encoding PR domain zinc finger protein 13 yields MQANRTSSSIGVFADCSIPAGARLGPVPGIFRLGKCVSDRKEVGVKKKVRLVRGEFVDECGSSVSDWILLIRAARNSQEQNLEAVSDLPGGQIFYRTLREIPVGEELNVWYSEVLAQWFHIPTTATPTHDERGEERYICWYCWRIFRYPNTLKAHVHFHCALSYTRTPISHEHAPRGPPDNTTFSRSPKSGDIPSGASTSPFTNKAAGAGLPRRASQEEQDRALDMSVTSSSRPHHGLVGGSSCVAFQPGTRSAFIPAGLGKMFSPADEATNGDTKADTTLSFGKLSQVSKASRTPVDSAPRGFSLLSHFDETSAFKHVSPGTRYPHISPGFPFERFSLPSSCNADCNGLPLVPFTVYNGELLYGSPYYPLKFHLLRYPDSVSSYFGAQALGADVNPTCSPADREMAVHVEKSRARLEPLSSVAHAHAAAATGANTVTGKPKKGHLCLYCGKLYSRKYGLKIHMRTHTGYKPLKCKVCFRPFGDPSNLNKHVRLHAEGNTPYRCDYCGKVLVRRRDLERHVKSRHPGHQGMKKRSAEEEEQTDDRTEEPKSDEDSDVDVCFTDEQSDQESAKNNH; encoded by the exons GTGCGGCTGGTCAGAGGGGAGTTTGTAGATGAATGCGGTTCCTCGGTTTCAGATTGGATTTTATTAATCCGAGCAGCAAGGAACAGCCAAGAACAAAACCTGGAGGCAGTGTCAGATTTACCTGGTGGACAG atatTTTACCGCACGCTCAGGGAGATCCCAGTCGGAGAGGAGCTGAATGTTTGGTACTCTGAGGTTCTGGCTCAGTGGTTCCACATTCCCACTACTGCAACACCGACACACGACGAgagag GTGAAGAGCGCTACATTTGCTGGTACTGTTGGAGAATATTCCGGTATCCAAACACCCTCAAAGCACACGTGCACTTTCACTGTGCACTGAGCTACACACGGACCCCTATCAGTCATGAGCATGCTCCACGAGGACCTCCAGACAATACCACCTTCAGCCGCTCACCCAAATCAGGTGATATCCCCAGCGGTGCGAGCACCTCACCCTTCACCAACAAGGCAGCAGGAGCTGGGTTACCGcggcgagccagccaggaggaACAGGACCGAGCACTCGACATGAGCGTGACCTCGTCATCTAGACCCCACCATGGCCTGGTTGGTGGGAGCTCCTGCGTGGCGTTTCAGCCTGGCACTCGCTCAGCTTTCATCCCTGCAGGACTTGGCAAAATGTTCTCTCCAGCTGATGAGGCCACAAATGGAGACACAAAAGCAGACACGACACTCAGCTTTGGCAAACTCTCTCAGGTCTCGAAGGCCAGCCGCACTCCTGTCGACTCTGCACCTCGAGGGTTTTCATTATTATCTCATTTCGATGAGACCTCAGCTTTCAAGCATGTCTCCCCTGGTACTCGTTATCCTCACATTTCTCCTGGTTTCCCATTTGAGCGCTTCTCATTACCGTCATCTTGCAACGCAGACTGTAACGGCCTTCCTTTAGTGCCATTCACTGTATATAACGGAGAGCTGCTTTATGGCTCACCCTACTACCCGCTAAAGTTCCACCTCCTCCGTTACCCAGACTCAGTTTCCTCCTATTTCGGTGCTCAGGCGCTCGGGGCAGACGTGAACCCTACATGCAGCCCAGCAGACAGGGAGATGGCCGTACATGTGGAGAAATCCCGAGCCAGACTGGAACCCCTATCCTCTGTGGCACATGCACATGCTGCAGCGGCGACGGGCGCGAACACAGTCACAGGCAAACCGAAGAAAGGTCACCTGTGTCTGTACTGCGGGAAGCTCTACTCCCGGAAGTATGGACTAAAGATCCACATGAGAACACACACAGGCTACAAGCCACTCAAGTGCAAGGTGTGCTTCCGGCCTTTCGGCGATCCGAGCAACCTCAACAAACACGTACGCCTGCACGCCGAGGGAAACACGCCTTACCGCTGCGATTACTGTGGAAAAGTGCTGGTGCGCCGGAGAGACCTCGAACGTCACGTCAAGTCCAGACACCCAGGACACCAGGGCATGAAAAAGAGATCGGCAGAGGAAGAAGAACAGACTGACGATCGCACTGAGGAGCCAAAGAGTGATGAGGACAGTGACGTGGATGTGTGCTTCACAGACGAACAGAGTGACCAAGAGTCAGCCAAAAATAACCACTGA